Proteins encoded in a region of the Ignavibacteriales bacterium genome:
- a CDS encoding carboxypeptidase regulatory-like domain-containing protein, producing the protein MVHLFGITFLDNTEAPAVISGDGNIIVTADNSGFIQTRYFDVSTNEYNLLWQYRVPVGAFTNWASSVDISEDGNTIVAGTLLFYSAGYDGSVIAFDTFGDGTPKWVYTGAGDLVDDIALSSDGRVAAAVSWGDLSHSQPDLLVFDVQTGELSYSFNSPGSLFSVDISSDGKKVFAGGKAVHAREFGSGGLIYYAEIDLGGGSVSGNVELTNTGDHSGVIISAVGTERFGISQANGNYIIENIPAGTYTIRAQKPGYQYGTVSNVVVPEDGIVLGIDFSLSFYGYSAPAISASTDLELLIQLTWVNPMNLKVQREMAVDDLGTLMQTLTKQARDKVSGNQYIPSQIGELTADSVAIYRSSVSGGPYAKIGTANLLDENFIDENVLPLKDYYYVITVFDENGESEYSNEVLGRVNDSMFTFTFESPQGSVPVIDGIISAGEWEDAFKIDVSDVLGFGGGIPLPAGSVFMYFKFDDQKRYALRS; encoded by the coding sequence ATGGTTCACTTATTTGGGATCACTTTTTTAGATAATACCGAAGCACCCGCTGTTATCAGCGGCGATGGAAATATTATTGTAACGGCTGATAACAGTGGTTTCATCCAAACGCGATATTTTGACGTTTCAACTAACGAATATAATTTACTCTGGCAATACCGTGTGCCGGTTGGTGCATTTACTAACTGGGCTTCATCAGTTGATATTTCTGAAGATGGAAATACAATTGTAGCCGGCACTCTGCTTTTTTATTCTGCTGGTTATGATGGTTCGGTAATTGCATTTGATACTTTTGGTGATGGAACTCCTAAATGGGTTTACACAGGGGCGGGGGACTTAGTTGATGATATTGCACTCTCATCGGATGGTAGAGTAGCTGCTGCAGTAAGCTGGGGTGATCTATCACACTCCCAACCCGATCTTTTAGTCTTTGATGTTCAAACCGGAGAATTATCATACAGCTTTAATTCACCCGGATCCTTATTCTCTGTTGATATTAGTTCTGATGGGAAAAAAGTTTTTGCCGGTGGTAAAGCCGTTCACGCAAGAGAATTTGGAAGCGGCGGTTTGATTTATTATGCTGAAATTGATTTAGGTGGCGGCAGTGTAAGTGGAAATGTGGAACTTACAAATACCGGCGATCATAGCGGTGTAATTATTAGCGCAGTAGGTACCGAACGATTTGGGATCTCACAAGCAAACGGTAATTATATAATTGAAAATATTCCTGCAGGCACTTATACTATTCGCGCACAAAAGCCGGGATATCAATATGGAACTGTTTCAAATGTAGTTGTACCTGAGGATGGGATAGTATTGGGTATTGATTTCTCACTCAGTTTTTATGGATATTCTGCTCCGGCTATTTCAGCTTCAACAGATCTCGAACTACTCATTCAGCTTACATGGGTAAATCCTATGAATTTAAAGGTTCAACGCGAAATGGCAGTTGATGATCTCGGCACTTTGATGCAAACATTGACGAAGCAGGCAAGAGATAAAGTTTCCGGCAATCAATATATCCCTTCTCAGATTGGTGAATTGACGGCCGATAGTGTGGCAATTTACCGAAGTTCAGTTTCCGGCGGACCATACGCCAAAATTGGAACTGCTAATTTGTTAGATGAAAATTTCATTGACGAAAATGTTCTTCCATTAAAAGATTATTACTACGTGATTACAGTGTTTGATGAAAATGGTGAGAGTGAATATTCAAATGAAGTTTTAGGCAGGGTAAATGACTCAATGTTTACTTTTACTTTTGAATCTCCACAAGGAAGTGTTCCCGTGATCGACGGAATTATTTCAGCAGGGGAGTGGGAAGATGCATTTAAAATAGATGTCTCCGATGTTTTAGGTTTTGGTGGCGGAATCCCTTTACCTGCGGGCAGTGTTTTCATGTATTTTAAATTTGATGATCAAAAGCGATATGCTTTACGTAGCTAG
- a CDS encoding PQQ-like beta-propeller repeat protein → MKSLFHFDLQTLKTILISILLFSFFIFTNELYSQDKNFIGTKILRDGNNSKHQTFGVKNSFDDNSLLNQSFAPSSLNKEKYVLGGNLLWWYQDGAAIANFTELNNSGSSPLTGWGLNDMRVSLYSDHDNTPLWELSTAPYDPVVAESEDDFVIGAARGSDFVLIEKATGNIIYQLTLPDTLYAVNIGIHGIGAGPTIRVICLAQAIGNGTVSRAYSLFYNGTTFEVGWTFDVPKSEISNWTGVDFSSDGNVIVINGRNHLYVLNRVDGSLIWDHFFR, encoded by the coding sequence ATGAAAAGTTTATTTCATTTTGATTTGCAAACCTTAAAAACAATTTTAATAAGTATCCTACTATTTTCGTTTTTCATTTTCACGAATGAATTGTATTCACAGGATAAGAATTTTATCGGCACAAAAATTCTTCGTGATGGAAATAATTCTAAACATCAGACTTTTGGTGTTAAGAATTCATTTGATGATAATTCATTGTTAAATCAATCCTTTGCCCCTTCAAGCCTAAATAAAGAAAAGTATGTTTTAGGCGGCAATCTTCTTTGGTGGTATCAGGATGGGGCAGCAATAGCGAATTTTACTGAGTTGAATAATAGCGGCTCTTCTCCGCTTACAGGATGGGGTTTGAATGATATGAGAGTATCGCTTTATTCTGATCACGATAATACTCCGCTCTGGGAATTATCTACTGCGCCGTATGACCCCGTGGTTGCAGAATCAGAAGATGATTTTGTCATTGGAGCAGCGAGGGGGAGTGATTTTGTACTAATCGAAAAAGCTACAGGCAATATTATTTATCAACTTACGCTTCCAGATACACTTTACGCTGTAAATATTGGAATACATGGAATAGGAGCCGGACCAACAATAAGAGTGATTTGTTTAGCTCAGGCGATTGGAAATGGTACAGTTTCAAGAGCATACTCTTTATTTTATAACGGAACAACATTCGAGGTCGGCTGGACTTTTGATGTCCCGAAAAGTGAAATATCCAATTGGACAGGAGTTGATTTTTCCTCCGATGGCAATGTGATAGTAATCAATGGACGAAACCATTTGTATGTTTTAAATAGAGTTGATGGTTCACTTATTTGGGATCACTTTTTTAGATAA
- a CDS encoding T9SS type A sorting domain-containing protein yields MVSFSYEENKFALRFTPTFYPARIVRLQTLVNNNGEFDFTIHKDSIGLPGEKIAGPYRVSATGVGVASAITKTLPGEDPPLLKEGDYWVVVNYLPELPGNPGIGVDVNAPISDRGYFYLSSTGWQYFASGNLMITSFIADTVSTISSGESENKLPLTFQMNQNYPNPFNPSTIISYQIPQSEFVTLEIFNALGEKVNSLINQFQNAGTYSIQWDGDNFSGSQVSSGIYFYRIKAGNLNSVKKMILLR; encoded by the coding sequence GTGGTTAGTTTTTCTTATGAGGAAAATAAATTTGCTCTTCGTTTTACGCCAACATTTTATCCTGCGAGAATAGTTCGACTGCAAACATTAGTAAATAATAATGGCGAGTTTGATTTTACCATTCATAAAGATAGCATCGGTTTACCGGGAGAAAAGATTGCAGGACCCTACCGCGTATCCGCAACAGGTGTAGGAGTTGCGAGCGCAATAACTAAAACGCTGCCGGGTGAAGATCCTCCATTATTAAAGGAAGGGGATTATTGGGTGGTGGTAAACTATCTGCCTGAACTCCCCGGAAATCCTGGAATCGGTGTTGATGTTAATGCACCTATTTCAGATCGCGGATATTTCTATTTGTCAAGCACAGGCTGGCAGTATTTTGCAAGCGGCAATTTGATGATCACTTCATTTATCGCCGACACTGTAAGTACAATTAGTAGTGGTGAATCCGAGAATAAACTTCCTCTAACTTTTCAGATGAATCAGAATTATCCAAATCCATTTAACCCTTCAACAATTATATCTTATCAAATTCCTCAAAGTGAATTTGTAACGTTGGAGATTTTCAATGCGCTTGGTGAAAAAGTTAATTCATTAATCAATCAGTTTCAGAATGCCGGAACTTATTCAATTCAATGGGATGGGGATAACTTTAGCGGCAGTCAGGTTTCCAGTGGAATTTATTTTTATAGAATTAAAGCCGGTAATTTAAATTCTGTTAAAAAGATGATTCTGCTCCGATAA
- a CDS encoding TOBE domain-containing protein, with protein MTIGIRPEDFFLEHDKQAVSNVINVCIELIEPMGNEMFVHFSIDGNKCVARISPTDKIKESDKVTLAFNLEKLKIFDVETNKLI; from the coding sequence ATAACTATTGGAATCAGACCGGAAGATTTTTTCCTGGAGCATGATAAGCAAGCCGTTTCTAATGTTATAAATGTTTGCATTGAATTAATTGAACCAATGGGTAATGAAATGTTTGTTCATTTTTCTATTGATGGAAATAAATGTGTAGCTCGAATATCACCGACAGATAAAATTAAAGAAAGTGACAAAGTCACCCTTGCTTTTAATTTAGAAAAATTAAAAATTTTTGATGTTGAGACGAACAAATTAATTTAA